The Alteripontixanthobacter sp. genome has a window encoding:
- a CDS encoding DUF1674 domain-containing protein: MTKRATQRPEGFTKPAHWSSEPPPAPAKLDETALQGDGDHAVEGERAGKVAEYGSDEKTVSPTRYGDWTSNGIAIDF, encoded by the coding sequence ATGACCAAAAGAGCCACGCAGCGCCCCGAAGGTTTCACCAAGCCGGCCCATTGGAGCAGCGAACCGCCTCCCGCGCCAGCCAAGCTGGACGAAACCGCGCTGCAAGGCGATGGCGATCACGCCGTGGAAGGCGAGCGTGCCGGCAAGGTGGCCGAATATGGCAGCGACGAAAAAACCGTCTCGCCCACACGCTATGGCGACTGGACCAGCAACGGTATCGCAATCGATTTTTGA
- a CDS encoding molybdopterin cofactor-binding domain-containing protein yields the protein MRLTRRGLLVGAAAGGGLLVAWYLYPRNFSGTLSPGKGEQPFGAWLKIADDGVVTVAVPQLEMGQGITTIIPQIVAAELGADWRQMAVEPSPPSGAYANVPLAAEWAPLWMPFQPDLAQAQDALLAGRFAERSRFAATFGGTSLAAYEMPCREAAASARWMLSQAASERWDVAAQECEARAGFIIHGDKRLSFGELADEAAAYDPPDTPPLQSEWAAEIPIPGLTDGESSFPRLDLPAKVDGSLQFAGDVRLPDMVYAAIRHGHIDRAELTRFNAQRVAGNTRLVALVDGERWLAAVATDWWSAQQALDRLAPVFRSTAPVSTDDIERALDEAARDGEAQPIAIRGAGYNDDGAPDFNARYEVAPALHAPIETASCTARITGGRLEVWLAAQAPEAARQAAADAAGVSLADTVLYPMQAGGSFDARMDHHHAIEAAKIARETGRPVQLVYSRWQEHLRSLPRPPAVALMNASLNAEGAIAALSARIAMPATMPQLGERLFGGKTRWAARRAAADRADPLYLRSAMPHYGIPDVSVEHVPVDIALPVGPLRGNGHALAAFFTESLIDEIAAQFRREPLSYRIAMLGGDRRMVGVLQAAARLAQWDGGSANSPGSSGQGLACHRIGDSAAGGRIACVATAGRGEGGVRVTKLSCAVDIGRIVNLDIARQQIEGGLVFGMAMAMGASTDYADGLPTNGRLADLNLPTLADCPQIEIDFIASQEAPADPGELGVAVAAPAIANALFSATGLRLRRLPLFSEGL from the coding sequence ATGCGACTGACCCGCCGCGGATTGCTGGTCGGCGCGGCGGCGGGCGGCGGATTGCTGGTGGCGTGGTATCTCTACCCCCGCAATTTCAGCGGCACACTCAGCCCCGGCAAGGGCGAGCAGCCCTTCGGCGCCTGGCTGAAGATTGCCGATGACGGGGTGGTGACGGTCGCCGTCCCGCAGCTGGAAATGGGCCAGGGTATCACCACCATCATCCCGCAGATCGTGGCGGCGGAACTGGGGGCCGATTGGCGGCAGATGGCGGTCGAACCCTCGCCGCCATCGGGTGCCTATGCCAATGTGCCGCTGGCAGCCGAATGGGCGCCGCTCTGGATGCCGTTCCAGCCCGATCTGGCACAGGCGCAAGACGCGCTGCTGGCGGGCCGCTTTGCCGAACGCAGCCGGTTCGCCGCGACTTTCGGCGGTACGTCGCTGGCCGCCTATGAGATGCCTTGCCGAGAGGCTGCCGCCTCCGCGCGCTGGATGCTGTCGCAGGCGGCGAGCGAGCGGTGGGACGTTGCGGCGCAGGAGTGCGAGGCACGCGCGGGGTTCATCATCCACGGCGATAAAAGGCTGAGTTTCGGCGAACTGGCAGACGAGGCCGCCGCCTACGATCCACCCGACACGCCGCCGCTGCAATCCGAATGGGCGGCGGAGATTCCGATTCCCGGCCTGACCGATGGCGAAAGCTCGTTCCCCCGGCTGGATTTGCCGGCCAAGGTCGATGGATCGCTGCAATTTGCCGGCGACGTGCGTCTGCCGGACATGGTCTATGCCGCGATCCGCCACGGCCATATCGACCGCGCGGAACTCACCCGTTTCAACGCCCAGCGGGTCGCTGGAAATACGCGGCTGGTGGCGCTGGTGGATGGGGAGCGCTGGCTGGCCGCAGTTGCGACCGACTGGTGGAGCGCGCAGCAGGCGCTGGACCGGCTGGCCCCGGTGTTCCGCAGCACAGCGCCCGTCAGCACCGACGATATCGAGCGCGCGCTTGACGAGGCGGCGCGCGATGGCGAGGCGCAGCCGATCGCCATTCGCGGCGCGGGTTACAATGATGACGGCGCACCCGATTTCAACGCCCGTTACGAAGTGGCACCTGCTCTCCACGCACCGATTGAAACCGCGTCCTGCACTGCCCGGATAACCGGCGGACGGCTGGAAGTGTGGCTCGCGGCGCAGGCTCCCGAAGCCGCGCGGCAGGCGGCCGCCGATGCGGCGGGCGTTTCGCTGGCTGATACCGTGCTCTATCCGATGCAGGCTGGCGGCAGCTTCGATGCGCGGATGGATCATCACCATGCCATCGAAGCAGCCAAGATTGCGCGCGAGACGGGCCGACCGGTGCAGCTGGTCTATTCGCGCTGGCAGGAACATCTGCGCAGCCTGCCACGGCCGCCCGCAGTGGCATTGATGAATGCCAGCCTTAATGCCGAGGGTGCGATCGCGGCGCTCTCCGCGCGGATCGCGATGCCGGCCACCATGCCGCAACTGGGGGAGCGACTGTTCGGCGGCAAGACCCGCTGGGCCGCCCGGCGCGCCGCGGCGGACAGGGCCGACCCGCTCTATCTGCGCTCCGCGATGCCGCACTATGGCATTCCCGATGTCAGCGTGGAGCATGTGCCGGTGGATATTGCGCTGCCGGTGGGCCCACTGCGCGGCAACGGCCATGCGCTGGCGGCGTTCTTTACCGAAAGCCTGATCGACGAAATTGCCGCGCAGTTCCGCCGCGAACCGCTTTCCTACCGGATTGCGATGCTGGGCGGGGACCGGCGAATGGTCGGAGTTTTGCAGGCCGCTGCGCGCCTGGCACAGTGGGATGGCGGCAGCGCCAACAGCCCCGGCAGCAGCGGACAGGGTCTGGCCTGCCACCGCATCGGAGACAGCGCCGCCGGCGGCCGGATCGCCTGCGTCGCCACCGCCGGGCGCGGCGAGGGCGGGGTGCGCGTTACCAAGTTGAGCTGTGCGGTCGATATCGGGCGGATCGTCAATCTCGACATTGCCCGCCAGCAAATCGAAGGCGGGCTGGTGTTCGGGATGGCGATGGCAATGGGTGCTTCCACCGATTATGCGGACGGCCTGCCCACGAACGGGCGGCTGGCCGATCTGAACCTGCCAACGCTGGCCGATTGCCCGCAGATCGAGATCGATTTCATCGCTTCGCAGGAAGCCCCTGCCGATCCCGGCGAGCTAGGCGTAGCGGTGGCCGCGCCGGCCATCGCCAATGCGCTATTTTCCGCAACCGGATTGCGGCTGCGCCGTTTGCCCCTATTTTCCGAAGGCCTATGA
- a CDS encoding recombinase family protein: MASDAMTMRCAVYTRRSTEKGLDKAFNSLDAQREACEAYILSQQHGGWKALPDLYDDGGFSGGSMERPALCQLLDDVKAGKIDVVIVYKIDPLTRALADFAKIIDVLDLAEASFVSVTQAFSTTTSMGRLTLNVLLSFAQFEREVGAERIRDKIAASKAKGMWMGGGVPLGYDPQDRKLLIVPNEAATVRGGVPFKRGALAYMLSNRIYIGEVVHKDNIYPGEHDAIVSRKVFETVQAKLADRTASAGGTGRKRDSPLAGMIRDDHGRPISPCHTRNHGRRYSYYASSMNDDASSPALRLPAGELELSARNTVAEWLRNGNRMRELAAERCAEDVERLFKYCSGLATRIISASIAEARTVLEQLALQVLVTSKVAGAAFELAELASIAGLVELPEERVSIAIPTSPSYYGHARRLRLEPAGSGSISRDEHLVELIARAFAAREQLLGLDRHQLEVLPITKLRHLQRTARVSYLDSAIIRGILCGTQPSRLSARSVWRMSDLPLDWAGQRQALGIQAA; encoded by the coding sequence ATGGCTAGCGATGCGATGACGATGCGCTGCGCGGTTTACACACGGAGATCCACCGAGAAGGGTCTCGACAAAGCGTTCAACAGTCTCGATGCCCAGCGCGAAGCTTGCGAGGCCTATATTCTGTCGCAGCAGCATGGGGGCTGGAAGGCGCTACCCGATCTTTATGATGATGGCGGGTTCTCAGGGGGCAGTATGGAGCGCCCAGCCCTGTGCCAGCTGCTTGATGATGTGAAGGCTGGCAAGATCGATGTAGTGATCGTCTACAAGATCGACCCGCTCACACGGGCGCTCGCTGACTTCGCCAAGATCATTGATGTGCTAGATCTAGCTGAAGCCTCATTCGTAAGCGTCACACAGGCGTTCTCGACCACCACTTCGATGGGTCGGCTGACACTGAACGTCCTGCTCTCCTTTGCCCAATTCGAGCGCGAGGTCGGAGCCGAACGCATCCGCGACAAGATCGCCGCGAGTAAGGCCAAGGGCATGTGGATGGGCGGCGGGGTTCCGCTTGGTTACGATCCGCAGGATCGCAAGCTTCTGATTGTTCCGAATGAAGCAGCGACCGTTCGAGGCGGTGTCCCATTTAAGCGCGGCGCGCTGGCTTACATGCTGTCGAACCGCATCTACATCGGCGAGGTAGTACATAAGGACAACATCTATCCCGGCGAGCATGATGCGATCGTCAGTCGCAAGGTCTTCGAGACGGTCCAAGCCAAGCTGGCGGACCGAACTGCCAGCGCTGGTGGCACAGGGCGGAAGCGCGATTCGCCGCTCGCTGGTATGATCCGCGATGACCATGGCCGTCCCATTTCGCCCTGCCACACGCGCAATCACGGGCGGCGTTATTCATACTACGCTTCCAGCATGAACGACGATGCTTCCAGCCCTGCCCTCCGACTTCCTGCTGGTGAACTCGAATTGTCGGCGAGGAACACTGTCGCCGAATGGCTGCGCAACGGCAATCGTATGCGCGAGTTGGCAGCAGAACGGTGTGCCGAAGATGTTGAGCGCCTGTTCAAATACTGCTCCGGCTTGGCGACCCGCATTATATCCGCATCGATTGCAGAGGCTCGAACTGTGCTGGAGCAACTCGCACTGCAGGTGTTGGTCACATCCAAAGTCGCCGGCGCGGCTTTTGAACTCGCCGAACTGGCTTCGATCGCAGGGCTGGTGGAACTGCCCGAAGAACGCGTCAGCATCGCCATTCCAACCAGTCCGTCATATTACGGCCATGCGCGTCGGCTGCGATTGGAACCAGCTGGATCCGGTTCGATCTCTCGCGATGAGCATCTCGTCGAACTGATCGCCCGCGCGTTTGCGGCGCGAGAGCAACTGCTTGGCCTCGACCGGCATCAACTGGAGGTGCTGCCAATTACGAAGCTGCGTCACCTTCAGCGAACTGCGCGGGTCAGCTATCTTGATTCGGCCATCATCCGGGGCATCCTCTGTGGCACGCAGCCCTCTCGGCTCAGCGCCCGTTCTGTCTGGCGAATGAGCGACTTACCGCTCGATTGGGCTGGCCAGCGCCAGGCGCTTGGGATCCAAGCCGCATAA
- the aguB gene encoding N-carbamoylputrescine amidase — protein sequence MGQITVAALQLALNRADEAENIAAVEDMVVRAAGQGAQIVLPPELFDGPYFCKIEDEALFARACPAGEHPSVRAMARLAKRLGVAIPASFFERDGQHYYNSLAMIGPGGDVQGIYRKSHIPDGPGYEEKFYFRPGNTGFKVWDVCGTRIGVGVCWDQWYPEAARAMALMGAQLLFYPTAIGSEPYDAEFDTSAMWQRAMQGHAVSNCMPVIAANRIGIEDGQSFYGHSFITNEWGDKLVEFGPENDGHDEGVLVATLDLDLAAKHRAGMGFFRDRRPELYGRLCEDL from the coding sequence ATGGGCCAGATCACCGTCGCCGCGCTTCAGCTGGCCCTGAACCGCGCCGACGAGGCAGAGAATATCGCGGCTGTGGAGGACATGGTCGTGCGCGCTGCGGGCCAAGGCGCGCAGATCGTGCTTCCGCCGGAGCTGTTCGACGGACCGTATTTCTGCAAGATCGAGGACGAAGCGCTGTTTGCCCGCGCGTGCCCGGCGGGTGAGCATCCATCGGTGCGCGCGATGGCGCGGCTGGCGAAGCGGTTGGGCGTGGCCATCCCGGCCAGCTTTTTCGAACGCGATGGCCAGCATTATTACAACTCGCTCGCGATGATCGGACCCGGTGGGGACGTGCAGGGGATCTACCGCAAGAGCCATATTCCCGACGGGCCGGGCTACGAGGAAAAGTTCTATTTCCGCCCGGGCAATACCGGCTTCAAGGTATGGGATGTCTGCGGAACGCGGATCGGCGTGGGGGTCTGCTGGGACCAATGGTATCCCGAAGCTGCACGCGCAATGGCGCTGATGGGCGCGCAGCTATTGTTCTACCCCACTGCCATCGGGTCGGAACCCTACGATGCCGAATTCGACACCAGCGCGATGTGGCAGCGCGCGATGCAGGGCCATGCGGTCAGCAACTGCATGCCGGTGATCGCCGCCAATCGGATCGGGATCGAGGACGGCCAAAGCTTTTACGGGCACAGCTTCATCACCAATGAATGGGGCGACAAGCTGGTCGAATTCGGGCCCGAAAACGATGGGCATGATGAAGGCGTGCTGGTGGCGACGCTGGACCTAGACCTCGCCGCCAAGCACCGCGCCGGCATGGGCTTCTTCCGCGATCGCCGGCCCGAACTGTATGGCCGGCTGTGCGAGGATCTCTGA
- a CDS encoding SET domain-containing methyltransferase, with amino-acid sequence MISDIELRITPGKGEGIFASRAFRTDEIVLIGVLDGKAIENHSHASQLSETEFGFHVGLTSKFNHSCDPNCGIRLNDTGAHDFVAMRPIAQNEEATFDYAMRNFRIEHFPGSCTCGDELFRGSVTGWRDLPQARKQAYQGFVAPYLVAMDHADGQRGQVVA; translated from the coding sequence GTGATAAGCGATATAGAACTGCGTATAACGCCCGGAAAAGGCGAAGGAATTTTCGCAAGCCGAGCCTTTCGAACCGACGAGATCGTGTTGATCGGCGTGCTGGATGGGAAAGCAATCGAGAACCATTCCCATGCATCGCAGCTGAGCGAGACCGAATTCGGTTTTCATGTCGGCCTGACCTCGAAATTCAATCATTCTTGCGATCCCAATTGCGGCATTCGTCTGAACGATACGGGCGCTCATGATTTCGTTGCGATGCGGCCCATCGCCCAGAATGAGGAAGCGACGTTCGATTACGCGATGCGCAACTTCAGAATCGAACATTTCCCCGGCTCCTGTACCTGCGGCGATGAGCTTTTCCGCGGTTCGGTCACTGGGTGGAGGGACCTGCCACAAGCCCGCAAACAAGCCTATCAAGGCTTCGTGGCACCCTATCTGGTCGCAATGGATCACGCAGACGGCCAGCGTGGGCAAGTCGTAGCATGA
- a CDS encoding methyltransferase domain-containing protein codes for METTAIDPAGTPARRAAARLLDAVLRRGETLEQAAKPALRRVDGPADRALALAIANETLRWLTDIDHAIDSATRKRLQDDAKARMVLRLMLAQWLRLDTPPHAVIATGLPLLEGGARKLAHGVFSTLSKQELTLPDYPTLPDSVQARWGERAEQIAPGLAAPPPLDLSLRDPAATAEWAERLGGKSLAPGHVRLPRGTPIERLPGFQEGAWWVQDLAATLPGRLLGPGEGPDGPRRVLDLCAAPGGKTMQLAAAGWKVTALDSSSHRLERLRENLARTGLEAETIKADVRHWTPAKQFDAILLDAPCSATGTCRRNPDVLHRIGGKQIVEMAELQAELLAKASSWLLEGGTLVYAVCSLESREGERQAERVALAQSPITASELPAGLQPTADGWLRTDPGMLPDEGGLDGFFVGRWRG; via the coding sequence ATGGAAACGACCGCTATCGATCCCGCTGGAACCCCCGCTCGCCGCGCCGCCGCCAGGCTGCTCGATGCCGTGCTACGCCGGGGCGAGACGCTGGAGCAGGCGGCCAAGCCCGCTCTGCGCCGCGTGGATGGCCCCGCCGACCGCGCTCTGGCGCTCGCTATCGCCAACGAGACGCTGCGCTGGCTGACAGATATCGATCACGCTATCGACAGCGCGACCAGGAAGCGGCTTCAGGACGACGCCAAGGCGCGCATGGTGCTGCGGCTGATGCTGGCGCAATGGCTGCGGCTGGACACGCCGCCCCATGCGGTAATCGCGACCGGGCTGCCGCTGCTGGAAGGCGGCGCGCGCAAGCTGGCGCACGGCGTGTTTTCAACCTTGTCGAAGCAGGAGCTGACCCTCCCCGATTACCCCACCCTGCCCGATAGCGTGCAGGCGCGCTGGGGTGAGCGGGCGGAGCAGATCGCCCCCGGCCTGGCAGCACCGCCGCCGCTCGACCTGTCGCTGCGCGATCCGGCGGCAACCGCCGAGTGGGCCGAAAGGCTTGGCGGCAAAAGCCTCGCCCCCGGCCATGTTCGCCTCCCGCGCGGCACGCCGATCGAACGCCTGCCCGGTTTCCAAGAGGGCGCGTGGTGGGTGCAGGATCTCGCCGCGACGTTGCCCGGCCGGCTGCTGGGACCGGGCGAGGGGCCGGATGGCCCCAGGCGCGTGCTCGATTTGTGCGCAGCGCCCGGCGGCAAGACCATGCAGCTGGCCGCAGCGGGCTGGAAAGTGACCGCGCTGGATAGCTCCAGCCACCGGCTCGAACGTCTACGCGAAAACCTCGCCCGCACCGGGCTGGAGGCGGAAACGATCAAGGCCGATGTCCGTCACTGGACCCCCGCCAAGCAATTCGACGCGATCCTGCTGGATGCGCCTTGCAGCGCCACGGGAACCTGCCGCCGCAATCCCGACGTGCTCCACCGCATCGGCGGCAAGCAGATCGTGGAGATGGCCGAATTGCAGGCGGAACTGTTGGCAAAGGCCAGCAGCTGGCTCCTAGAAGGCGGCACGCTGGTCTACGCCGTATGCTCGCTGGAATCGCGCGAGGGCGAGCGGCAGGCGGAGCGGGTGGCGCTCGCCCAATCACCTATCACCGCCAGCGAACTTCCCGCCGGATTGCAACCAACCGCCGACGGCTGGCTGCGCACCGATCCGGGAATGTTGCCCGACGAGGGCGGCCTGGACGGGTTCTTCGTGGGTAGGTGGCGGGGTTAG
- a CDS encoding cytochrome P450, whose amino-acid sequence MASIAQPEPTDFTPNHWAQSQPTEALDHIPGEGGYPLVGHTFTQLRDPHAFAHRMHERYGDVYKMHTMGAWHVALVGAEANELMLMDRQKLFSSDQGWSPVLHRLFPRGLMLLDFDHHRADRRALSIAFKPGPMRHYAGALNRGISEAVEGWGGEMRFWPAIKKLTLDLAAESFIGIEWGPEADRINTAFVDMVQASVAPIRNPLPFTKMRKGVKGREFLCEFFTAETHRRRAEGGGQDMFSQFATATREDGEMLPVDEVVDHMNFLMMAAHDTITSSATSFVHDLARYPEWQEKLRQEIVAVTGGPDAQGKARPLDYDDLGKLELLEMAFKETLRLMPPVPSMPRRALRAFKFGGYTIPAGTRCGINIYRTHRMDEYWDRPLDYDPMRFTAEQVRERHKYAWVPFGGGAHMCLGLHFAYMQIKILMAQILQRYRIEIEDGYAPEIQPWPIPLPKDGLKIRLEAL is encoded by the coding sequence ATGGCCTCGATAGCGCAACCCGAACCGACCGATTTTACGCCGAACCACTGGGCGCAAAGCCAGCCTACGGAGGCGCTCGATCATATTCCGGGCGAAGGCGGCTATCCGCTGGTCGGCCACACATTCACCCAATTGCGCGATCCCCATGCTTTCGCGCACAGGATGCATGAACGCTACGGCGATGTGTACAAGATGCACACGATGGGCGCCTGGCATGTTGCGCTGGTCGGGGCGGAGGCGAACGAGCTGATGCTGATGGACCGGCAGAAGCTGTTTTCCAGCGACCAGGGCTGGAGCCCGGTGCTTCATCGACTGTTCCCGCGCGGGCTGATGCTGCTCGATTTCGATCACCACCGCGCAGATCGCCGAGCCTTGTCGATCGCGTTCAAGCCCGGCCCGATGCGCCATTATGCAGGCGCGCTCAATCGCGGGATTTCGGAAGCGGTGGAGGGCTGGGGCGGTGAAATGCGCTTTTGGCCGGCGATCAAGAAGCTGACGCTCGATCTGGCGGCGGAAAGCTTCATCGGTATCGAATGGGGGCCGGAAGCGGACCGGATCAACACCGCTTTCGTCGATATGGTCCAGGCCAGCGTCGCCCCGATCCGCAATCCGCTGCCTTTCACCAAGATGCGCAAGGGCGTGAAGGGGCGCGAGTTCCTGTGCGAATTTTTTACCGCCGAAACCCATCGCCGCCGCGCCGAAGGGGGCGGGCAGGACATGTTCAGCCAGTTCGCCACCGCGACCCGCGAAGATGGCGAGATGCTGCCGGTGGACGAAGTGGTCGACCACATGAACTTCCTGATGATGGCGGCGCATGACACCATCACCTCCAGCGCGACCAGCTTCGTCCACGACCTCGCCCGGTATCCCGAATGGCAGGAGAAGCTCCGCCAGGAGATCGTGGCGGTCACCGGCGGGCCGGACGCGCAGGGCAAGGCTCGCCCGCTGGATTATGACGATCTGGGCAAACTGGAATTGCTGGAAATGGCGTTCAAGGAAACGCTGCGCCTGATGCCGCCGGTGCCCTCGATGCCGCGCCGCGCGTTGCGTGCTTTCAAATTCGGCGGATATACGATCCCTGCCGGCACGCGCTGCGGCATCAATATTTATCGCACGCACCGGATGGACGAATATTGGGACAGGCCGCTGGATTACGATCCGATGCGCTTCACAGCCGAGCAGGTTCGCGAACGGCATAAATATGCCTGGGTGCCCTTCGGCGGCGGGGCGCATATGTGCCTGGGGCTGCACTTCGCCTATATGCAGATCAAGATCTTGATGGCGCAGATTTTGCAGCGTTACCGGATCGAGATCGAGGATGGATACGCGCCGGAGATCCAGCCCTGGCCGATCCCGCTGCCGAAGGATGGCCTGAAGATCAGGCTCGAGGCGCTTTAA
- the msrA gene encoding peptide-methionine (S)-S-oxide reductase MsrA: MADSQQAIIAGGCFWCTEAVFGDVIGVSAVESGYIGGDVADPTYKQVCSGTTGHAEGIRVTFDPDTISVAEIYDVFLGTHDPTQLNRQGNDVGTQYRSAIFPLTAEQQAEAQAAIARWNDSNSGEAVTTIEGFESGEQTAKWYPAEDYHQEYWEGEGQRNPYCLATIPPKLMKLRKSFQGKVKG, from the coding sequence ATGGCAGACAGTCAGCAGGCAATTATCGCGGGCGGATGCTTCTGGTGCACGGAAGCAGTGTTCGGCGATGTTATCGGGGTTAGCGCGGTGGAATCGGGCTATATCGGAGGCGACGTTGCAGATCCGACCTACAAGCAGGTCTGCTCCGGGACCACCGGCCATGCCGAGGGTATCCGGGTGACTTTCGATCCGGATACGATCTCGGTGGCGGAGATATACGACGTGTTCCTCGGCACGCATGATCCGACCCAGCTTAACCGGCAGGGCAATGACGTCGGAACCCAGTACCGCTCCGCCATCTTCCCGCTTACGGCCGAGCAGCAGGCCGAGGCGCAGGCCGCCATCGCGCGCTGGAACGACAGTAATAGCGGCGAAGCGGTGACAACCATCGAAGGCTTCGAAAGCGGCGAGCAAACCGCGAAGTGGTATCCGGCGGAAGATTACCACCAGGAATATTGGGAAGGCGAAGGCCAGCGAAACCCCTATTGCCTTGCCACCATCCCGCCAAAACTGATGAAACTGCGCAAGAGTTTTCAGGGCAAGGTGAAGGGTTAG
- the folK gene encoding 2-amino-4-hydroxy-6-hydroxymethyldihydropteridine diphosphokinase, with product MRGSLTHRYLIALGSNIRHPRYGPPRKVVQAAAHDLGRGAGALAALSPIVASAPLGPSRRTYANACASIESALTPLEMLSVCQRIERDFGRKRSGRRWGARVLDLDIVLWSGGAFEAPDLIIPHLEFRGRAFVLVPASIIAGDWRDPVSGLTVNQIAKRNLINTHRYL from the coding sequence GTGCGAGGATCTCTGACACATCGCTACCTGATCGCGCTGGGCTCCAATATCCGCCACCCACGCTATGGCCCGCCGCGTAAGGTAGTGCAGGCGGCAGCCCACGATCTGGGGCGCGGGGCGGGTGCGCTCGCGGCGCTCTCGCCGATCGTCGCCTCCGCCCCGCTCGGCCCGTCGCGGCGAACCTACGCTAATGCCTGCGCATCGATCGAAAGCGCCCTGACGCCGCTTGAAATGCTCTCCGTGTGCCAGCGGATCGAGCGCGATTTCGGTCGCAAGCGGAGCGGCCGGCGCTGGGGTGCACGCGTGCTCGACCTCGATATCGTACTGTGGAGCGGCGGCGCGTTCGAGGCACCGGACCTCATTATCCCCCACCTCGAATTTCGGGGCCGCGCATTCGTGCTGGTCCCGGCAAGTATAATCGCAGGCGACTGGCGCGATCCCGTCAGCGGCTTGACGGTGAACCAGATCGCAAAACGAAACTTAATAAATACACATCGATATCTGTGA
- a CDS encoding DUF2924 domain-containing protein translates to MGLEGKIRRLIEVSPSQKKAERRKVFGSPAPPAFGIAMMTRAIAARYQEQALGGLTKAEMRLLEVQSRKEQRHPRGVRPASVEPGTWLSRTRHGEPHEVVVLEGAFEYRGNRYRSLTAIAKHITGAAWSGRRFFGLHSPRLRAWGVTRHG, encoded by the coding sequence ATGGGACTGGAGGGTAAGATCAGGCGGCTTATTGAGGTGAGCCCGTCGCAGAAAAAGGCTGAGCGGCGCAAGGTGTTCGGCTCACCGGCGCCGCCGGCGTTTGGTATCGCAATGATGACTCGCGCCATCGCTGCCCGATATCAGGAGCAGGCGCTGGGCGGGCTCACCAAAGCGGAAATGCGTTTGCTAGAGGTTCAGTCGCGCAAAGAACAGCGCCATCCGCGCGGTGTCAGGCCTGCGAGCGTCGAGCCCGGCACTTGGCTCTCCCGCACAAGACATGGCGAGCCCCACGAGGTGGTCGTGCTCGAAGGAGCCTTTGAATATCGCGGCAACCGGTACCGTTCCCTCACCGCCATCGCCAAACATATCACCGGCGCGGCTTGGTCGGGTCGGCGCTTCTTTGGTCTGCACAGCCCTCGCCTCAGAGCCTGGGGAGTGACGCGTCATGGCTAG
- the hemH gene encoding ferrochelatase, translating to MTHQPQQLPADHPSVESGKIAVLLVNLGTPDAPTPKAVRRYLKQFLSDRRVVEIPPIAWQPILRGIILNTRPKKTAHAYSQVWSDKGSPLAAITAEQAEKLQPRLGSGVTVDWAMRYGNPSIPDKIAALKAAGCERILIAPLYPQYSGATTATVMDETFAVLKDMRWQASLRTLAPYHDDPAYIDALEADISAQLDTLEFTPEVLLLSFHGMPEATLHKGDPYHCHCRKTARLLGDRLQRKDMRIEVTFQSRFGPAKWLGPATDDTLVAEAQAGTRRLAIAAPGFSADCLETLEELAIQGKEQFTEAGGEQFAALTCLNAGGPGMDMLETIIQRELSGWI from the coding sequence ATGACGCATCAACCCCAACAACTGCCCGCCGACCATCCTTCGGTCGAAAGCGGCAAGATCGCCGTTCTGCTCGTCAATCTCGGTACGCCCGACGCGCCCACGCCCAAGGCGGTGCGCCGCTATCTCAAGCAGTTCCTGTCCGATCGCCGGGTGGTCGAAATCCCGCCGATTGCGTGGCAGCCGATCCTGCGCGGCATCATCCTCAACACGCGGCCCAAAAAAACAGCCCATGCCTACAGCCAGGTGTGGAGCGACAAAGGCTCCCCCCTGGCAGCGATTACGGCGGAGCAGGCGGAGAAATTGCAGCCCCGGCTGGGCAGCGGCGTCACCGTGGATTGGGCGATGCGCTACGGCAATCCCTCCATCCCGGACAAGATTGCCGCGCTGAAGGCCGCCGGGTGCGAGCGTATTCTGATCGCCCCGCTCTACCCGCAATATTCGGGCGCGACGACGGCGACCGTGATGGACGAGACGTTTGCCGTGCTGAAGGATATGCGCTGGCAGGCCAGCCTGCGCACCCTGGCGCCCTATCATGACGATCCGGCCTATATCGACGCGCTGGAGGCGGATATATCCGCGCAGCTGGACACTCTGGAGTTCACGCCCGAGGTCTTGCTGCTGAGCTTTCACGGCATGCCCGAGGCGACCTTGCACAAGGGCGATCCCTATCATTGCCATTGCCGGAAAACCGCCCGGCTGCTGGGCGACCGGCTGCAGCGCAAAGATATGCGGATCGAGGTGACGTTCCAATCGCGATTCGGCCCGGCCAAATGGCTCGGCCCCGCCACCGACGATACGCTGGTGGCCGAAGCGCAGGCGGGAACCAGGCGACTGGCGATTGCCGCGCCGGGCTTCTCCGCCGATTGCCTGGAGACGCTTGAGGAGCTGGCGATCCAGGGCAAGGAGCAATTCACCGAGGCTGGCGGCGAGCAATTTGCCGCGCTGACATGCCTCAATGCGGGCGGGCCGGGCATGGATATGCTCGAGACGATAATTCAGCGCGAATTGTCGGGGTGGATTTAG